A stretch of Candidatus Palauibacter australiensis DNA encodes these proteins:
- the ppk1 gene encoding polyphosphate kinase 1 — protein sequence MSSESNEISRRPRLYHGSRRPGGISPAASPRSAGANPSSTREAPAPPESAPAPENGAGAPPYPPGYRVGHRVDGVPVLPRAVAPKPVPDDAKPSHPSLYFNAELSWLDFNWRVLYQAMDERTPLLERLRFLAITENNLDEFVMKQVGGLKRVLGAGVVKPSPDGRGPAEQLDLVREGVRTMRTRLAEVWMDDLRPRLAAELDIAVRDFEDLSEEEREHVRRAFTDRIYPVLTPLAVDPGHPFPFLSNMSLSLALMLEHPERRTRHFARVKIPTALRWVELPERGHVVPVEQVVRHFADELFRGMKIESASLFRVTRNADVARDEEVADDLLQMISEEIRERRFARVVRLEVEPGMPDDVRQFLVRQLELDEEDLYEIPGLLEMSGFWQIAAEGPWEHRHEPWEPMIPPRLIREGETEDRPDIFTVIRAGDLMVHHPYESFTATVQQFIEEAAADPAVVAIKQTLYRTAEHSRIIAALVRAAEAGKAVAVLVEVTARFDEADNMEWASVLEEAGVNVTYGLVGLKTHAKVALVVREEGDEIRTYCHIGTGNYNSETAQIYADLGILTARPEIGRDAVNLFHYLTGYAPDQQYEELIVAPRDLRRALTARIEREVSHVEAGRRGRMIMKMNGLDDPKMIRALYAASAAGVKIDLIIRGQCRLRPGIPGFSENIRVRSIVGRFLEHDRIFWWENDGSPEVWIGSADWRRRNLDGRVEVLLPVRDKRIRKRLRKTLRFALRDNQRAWDLRPTGEYVLCEPAPDERPIDYQNRMLKAVRKRRRKIDDRWSASH from the coding sequence ATGTCATCCGAGTCGAACGAGATTTCGCGCCGCCCGAGGCTCTATCACGGGAGCCGCCGTCCGGGAGGGATTTCCCCGGCGGCATCGCCCCGCTCCGCCGGTGCGAACCCCTCCTCGACGCGTGAGGCCCCGGCGCCCCCCGAGAGCGCACCGGCTCCGGAGAACGGCGCCGGTGCCCCGCCCTATCCGCCCGGCTACCGGGTCGGCCACCGCGTGGACGGCGTTCCGGTTCTCCCGCGCGCCGTGGCGCCGAAGCCCGTGCCCGACGACGCGAAGCCGAGCCACCCGTCGCTCTATTTCAACGCGGAACTCAGCTGGCTGGACTTCAACTGGCGCGTGCTCTACCAGGCCATGGACGAGCGGACGCCGCTGCTGGAGCGACTCCGCTTCCTCGCGATCACGGAGAACAACCTCGACGAATTCGTGATGAAGCAGGTCGGCGGCCTCAAGCGCGTGCTCGGCGCGGGCGTGGTGAAGCCATCGCCGGACGGCCGCGGGCCCGCCGAACAACTGGACCTCGTGCGCGAGGGCGTTCGGACCATGCGGACCCGGCTGGCGGAGGTCTGGATGGACGACCTCCGGCCGCGCCTCGCGGCGGAACTCGACATCGCCGTGCGCGACTTCGAGGATCTGAGCGAGGAGGAGCGCGAGCATGTGCGCCGGGCGTTCACGGATCGGATCTATCCGGTCCTCACCCCGCTGGCCGTCGACCCGGGACACCCGTTCCCCTTCCTGTCCAACATGAGCCTCTCGCTCGCCCTCATGCTCGAGCACCCGGAACGCCGGACCCGCCACTTCGCGCGGGTGAAGATCCCCACGGCGCTGCGCTGGGTCGAACTCCCCGAGAGGGGGCACGTCGTCCCCGTCGAGCAGGTCGTGCGGCACTTCGCGGACGAACTGTTCCGGGGGATGAAGATCGAGAGCGCTTCGCTCTTCCGCGTTACCCGGAACGCCGATGTGGCGCGCGATGAAGAGGTGGCGGACGACCTCCTGCAGATGATCTCCGAGGAAATCCGCGAGCGGCGCTTCGCGCGCGTGGTTCGTCTGGAGGTCGAGCCGGGCATGCCCGACGACGTCCGACAGTTCCTGGTTCGGCAGCTCGAACTGGATGAGGAAGATCTGTACGAGATCCCGGGCCTGCTCGAGATGTCGGGCTTCTGGCAGATCGCGGCCGAGGGCCCCTGGGAGCACCGGCACGAACCCTGGGAACCGATGATCCCGCCCCGTCTGATCCGCGAAGGCGAGACGGAGGATCGTCCCGACATCTTCACGGTGATTCGGGCGGGCGATCTCATGGTGCACCACCCGTACGAGTCCTTCACCGCGACGGTGCAGCAGTTCATCGAGGAGGCCGCCGCGGACCCGGCGGTCGTGGCCATCAAGCAGACGCTCTACCGGACGGCGGAGCACTCGCGGATCATCGCCGCGCTGGTGCGGGCGGCCGAGGCGGGCAAGGCGGTCGCCGTGCTTGTGGAAGTCACGGCGCGCTTCGACGAGGCCGACAACATGGAGTGGGCTTCCGTGCTGGAGGAGGCCGGCGTCAACGTGACGTACGGGCTCGTCGGGCTGAAGACGCACGCCAAGGTCGCGCTCGTCGTCCGCGAAGAAGGGGACGAGATCCGCACCTACTGCCACATCGGCACCGGCAACTACAACTCGGAGACCGCGCAGATCTACGCGGACCTCGGGATCCTCACGGCGCGCCCGGAGATCGGCCGCGACGCGGTGAACCTGTTCCACTACCTGACCGGATACGCCCCCGACCAGCAGTACGAGGAACTCATCGTGGCGCCCCGCGATCTGCGACGGGCCCTCACCGCCCGGATCGAGCGCGAGGTCTCGCATGTCGAGGCCGGCCGGCGGGGTCGCATGATCATGAAGATGAACGGTCTCGACGATCCGAAGATGATCCGCGCCCTCTACGCCGCGTCCGCCGCCGGCGTGAAGATCGACCTCATCATCCGCGGCCAGTGCCGGCTCCGTCCGGGAATCCCCGGCTTCAGCGAGAACATCCGGGTACGCAGCATCGTCGGCCGGTTCCTGGAGCACGACCGGATCTTCTGGTGGGAGAACGACGGGAGCCCCGAGGTATGGATCGGGAGCGCGGACTGGCGCCGCCGGAACCTCGACGGCCGCGTCGAAGTGCTGCTGCCCGTCCGCGACAAGCGGATCCGGAAACGCCTTCGCAAGACGCTGCGCTTCGCCCTTCGCGACAATCAGCGCGCCTGGGACCTGCGGCCGACCGGAGAGTACGTGCTGTGCGAGCCCGCGCCGGACGAGCGTCCCATCGACTACCAGAACCGGATGCTGAAGGCGGTCCGGAAACGCCGGCGCAAGATCGACGACCGCTGGAGCGCCTCGCACTGA
- the pstB gene encoding phosphate ABC transporter ATP-binding protein PstB, with protein MIVPSDAVLETIGLGVRYGETRVIEDISLRIPERRVVAFIGPSGCGKSTLLRCFNRLNDLVPEARITGQVLFRGQDLYGPAVDPADVRRSIGMVFQRPNPFPKSIFENIAFGLRINGFKDDIGDRVEVSLRAASLWDEVSHRLDADALGLSNGQQQRLCIARALAVEPDVLLMDEPASALDPIATGRIEDLIGSLRGDYSIVIVTNNMRQAARISDDTAFLYMGELVEYKETQRLFTNPEDRRTEDYITGRMG; from the coding sequence GTGATCGTGCCGTCGGATGCGGTCCTCGAAACCATCGGACTCGGCGTCCGCTATGGCGAGACGCGCGTGATCGAAGACATCTCGCTCCGGATACCGGAGAGGCGAGTGGTCGCCTTCATCGGACCGTCGGGCTGCGGCAAGAGCACGCTCCTGCGCTGCTTCAATCGACTGAACGACCTCGTGCCGGAGGCCCGCATTACCGGGCAGGTGCTGTTTCGGGGACAGGATCTGTACGGGCCAGCGGTCGATCCGGCCGATGTGCGGCGCTCGATCGGGATGGTGTTCCAGAGGCCGAACCCGTTTCCGAAGTCGATCTTCGAGAACATCGCGTTCGGACTGCGGATCAACGGCTTCAAGGACGACATCGGCGATCGGGTGGAGGTTTCGCTGCGGGCGGCGTCGCTGTGGGACGAGGTGAGCCACCGGCTCGACGCGGACGCCCTCGGCCTCTCGAACGGACAGCAGCAGCGGCTCTGCATCGCCCGGGCGCTGGCGGTCGAGCCGGACGTGCTCCTCATGGACGAACCGGCGAGCGCGCTCGATCCGATCGCGACGGGCCGCATCGAAGACCTCATCGGGAGTCTGCGCGGGGACTACAGCATCGTCATCGTGACGAACAACATGCGGCAGGCCGCCCGCATCAGCGACGACACCGCCTTCCTCTACATGGGCGAACTCGTCGAGTACAAGGAGACACAGCGCTTGTTCACCAACCCGGAGGACCGGCGAACCGAAGACTACATCACGGGCCGGATGGGCTAG
- a CDS encoding ATP-binding protein, with protein MRLGNRFFFAAAAVLAVTYFAAWFILRLDATGVTVASAVLGGTLLLLWPAARLVARKTDRELGEAREAVGRIASGDLRPPPGASGAKSAGSLGQAIDRMAGEMRDRVKVSERESGDLRVLFDRLDDGLAFIDREGLVSLCNPAFERWAGRDVTPGARVGTLFRSPGIAEAVSAAQRGESTTAEVELGEHTVLMSTRPHRSGAIIVLHDLTVLRRLEGVRRDFVANVSHELKTPLTSVVGFAEALVEGGIDADQAGGFARRILFNATRMRYLVDDLLDLSLLESGSWSPEPATVSVGAIAREAWEALSPKVRADDLELRVSGTEEPAWADPDAVRQVMRNLLDNAARYSDEDPAISVRVAADGRFQRVEVSDRGPGIASAHVERVFERFYRVDPARSRARGGTGLGLAIVKHFVEAHGGEIGIESALGRGTTVWFTLPDAARRPDGKNVDVPA; from the coding sequence GTGAGGCTGGGAAACCGCTTCTTCTTCGCAGCGGCCGCCGTGCTCGCGGTGACGTACTTCGCCGCCTGGTTCATTCTCCGGCTGGACGCGACGGGCGTGACGGTCGCATCCGCCGTCCTGGGGGGCACCCTGCTCCTGCTGTGGCCGGCCGCCCGACTGGTGGCCCGCAAGACCGACCGGGAACTCGGAGAGGCGCGGGAAGCCGTCGGCCGGATCGCGTCGGGCGACCTTCGTCCCCCCCCGGGCGCGAGCGGCGCCAAGTCGGCTGGGTCCCTGGGTCAGGCGATCGACCGCATGGCCGGTGAAATGCGCGACCGCGTGAAGGTCTCCGAACGCGAGTCCGGCGACCTGCGGGTGCTGTTCGACCGGCTGGACGATGGCCTCGCCTTCATCGACCGGGAAGGACTGGTGAGTCTCTGCAACCCCGCCTTCGAGCGCTGGGCCGGACGCGATGTCACACCCGGGGCTCGAGTTGGCACGCTCTTCCGCTCTCCCGGCATCGCCGAGGCCGTGAGCGCCGCGCAGCGGGGAGAATCCACGACGGCGGAGGTGGAACTCGGCGAACACACGGTGCTGATGTCGACCCGGCCACACCGGTCGGGCGCCATCATCGTACTCCACGACCTCACCGTCCTGCGGCGACTCGAGGGGGTCCGCCGAGATTTCGTGGCCAACGTGTCGCACGAACTCAAGACGCCGCTCACAAGCGTGGTCGGTTTCGCCGAGGCACTCGTCGAAGGAGGCATCGACGCGGATCAGGCAGGTGGCTTTGCCCGCCGCATTCTCTTCAATGCGACGCGCATGCGGTATCTCGTCGATGACCTGCTCGACCTTTCTCTCCTCGAATCGGGCAGCTGGAGCCCCGAGCCGGCGACGGTCTCGGTCGGGGCGATTGCCCGGGAGGCCTGGGAGGCGCTCTCACCGAAAGTCCGCGCGGACGACCTCGAGCTGCGCGTATCGGGGACCGAGGAGCCCGCCTGGGCGGACCCGGATGCGGTACGTCAGGTCATGCGGAACCTGCTCGACAACGCGGCGCGCTACAGCGACGAGGATCCGGCCATCAGCGTGCGGGTCGCGGCGGATGGACGGTTCCAGCGCGTGGAAGTCTCCGACCGCGGGCCGGGGATCGCCTCCGCGCACGTCGAGCGCGTGTTCGAGCGCTTCTACCGGGTTGACCCGGCTCGTTCGCGCGCGCGGGGAGGGACCGGACTCGGGCTCGCGATCGTGAAGCACTTCGTCGAGGCGCACGGGGGTGAGATCGGGATCGAAAGCGCGCTCGGCCGGGGGACGACCGTGTGGTTCACGCTCCCGGACGCCGCGCGGAGACCGGACGGAAAGAACGTCGATGTCCCGGCCTGA
- a CDS encoding NAD+ synthase: MTLAWPPPGTAEARAPHPADRGPLDIDTDLVRDWLVQFLREEIERRRGFRRVVVGLSGGVDSALTAALCAEALGPAAVLALLLPYRTSSPRSREHALLVAEKFGIPTRTIDITRAVDGYLDEFEPEAGGHRRGNVAARQRMIVLFDQAFKLSALPVGTGNKSERLLGYYTWHADDSPPVNPLGDLFKSQVWALARAVGVPAEVVDKPATADLIQGQTDEEDLGATYPEADLILHHLISGRGPDDLVEAGFERKKVELVAGRLESTHWKRHLPTVAMLSPTAIGEWYLRPVDY, encoded by the coding sequence ATGACCCTCGCCTGGCCGCCGCCGGGCACCGCGGAAGCCCGCGCTCCACACCCCGCCGACCGGGGCCCGCTCGACATCGATACGGACCTCGTGCGGGATTGGCTCGTCCAGTTCCTTCGAGAGGAGATCGAGCGTCGGCGCGGTTTCCGCCGCGTCGTGGTCGGGTTGTCGGGAGGGGTGGATTCCGCCCTCACCGCGGCGCTGTGCGCGGAAGCTCTCGGCCCCGCAGCGGTGCTCGCCCTCCTGTTGCCCTACCGAACGTCGAGCCCCCGGAGCCGCGAGCACGCGCTCCTCGTGGCGGAGAAATTCGGGATTCCGACGCGCACGATCGATATCACGCGGGCCGTGGACGGCTATCTCGACGAGTTCGAGCCCGAGGCGGGCGGACACCGGAGGGGCAATGTGGCCGCGCGCCAGCGCATGATCGTCCTCTTCGACCAGGCCTTCAAGCTCTCCGCCCTCCCCGTCGGTACCGGAAACAAGTCCGAGCGCCTCCTCGGCTACTATACCTGGCACGCGGACGACTCCCCGCCGGTGAACCCGCTCGGCGACCTGTTCAAGAGCCAGGTATGGGCGCTCGCGCGGGCCGTCGGCGTGCCCGCCGAGGTCGTCGACAAGCCGGCGACGGCGGACCTCATCCAGGGGCAGACGGATGAAGAGGACCTGGGCGCCACTTACCCCGAAGCCGATCTCATCCTCCACCACCTCATTTCCGGACGCGGGCCGGATGATCTCGTCGAGGCGGGGTTCGAGAGAAAGAAGGTCGAACTCGTCGCCGGGCGACTCGAAAGCACGCACTGGAAGCGCCACCTGCCGACGGTCGCGATGCTCTCGCCGACCGCGATCGGGGAATGGTACCTGAGACCGGTGGATTACTGA
- the pstA gene encoding phosphate ABC transporter permease PstA, giving the protein MSFPSGRLRGGRFEPRVEARRRAGIRFMWLCRFAVAFGVSSLLVLLVSILTVGIPALSPDFLANDPSRFPELAGIRSAILSSAWMLALVAAMSFPLGVGAALYLEEYAPRNRLTRLLQTNIANLAGVPSIVYGLLGLAVFVRFLALERSLLTGAATLSLLVLPLVIIAAREAIRAVPGSLREAAYALGATRWQAIRHHVLPAALPRILSGTILSLSRAGGETAPLLVIGAFTFIAVDPGSAMDPFTVLPVQIFNWTTEPNGEFRALAAGAIVVLLGVLLLMNAAAVLIRNRYER; this is encoded by the coding sequence GTGAGCTTCCCGTCCGGACGGCTTCGAGGCGGCCGCTTCGAACCGCGCGTCGAGGCCCGGCGCCGCGCGGGCATCCGGTTCATGTGGCTGTGCCGCTTCGCGGTGGCGTTCGGCGTCTCGTCGCTCCTGGTCCTCCTCGTGAGCATCCTCACGGTCGGGATTCCGGCGCTCTCGCCCGACTTCCTTGCGAACGACCCGTCGCGCTTTCCCGAACTCGCCGGGATCCGATCCGCCATCCTGAGCAGCGCGTGGATGCTGGCGCTGGTGGCGGCGATGTCCTTTCCGCTCGGGGTGGGCGCCGCACTCTATCTTGAGGAGTACGCGCCCCGGAACCGCCTCACGAGGCTGCTGCAGACGAACATCGCGAATCTGGCCGGCGTACCGTCCATCGTGTACGGGCTTCTGGGCCTGGCGGTGTTTGTCCGCTTCCTCGCGCTGGAACGGAGCCTCCTCACCGGGGCCGCGACGCTGTCTCTGCTCGTGCTCCCGCTCGTCATCATCGCGGCCCGCGAGGCGATCCGCGCGGTTCCCGGCTCGCTGCGGGAAGCCGCGTACGCGCTCGGCGCCACGCGCTGGCAGGCGATCCGACATCACGTGCTTCCGGCGGCCCTGCCCCGCATCCTCTCGGGGACGATTCTCAGCCTCTCCCGCGCGGGGGGAGAGACGGCCCCGCTTCTCGTCATTGGGGCCTTCACGTTCATCGCCGTCGATCCGGGCTCGGCCATGGACCCCTTCACGGTTCTCCCGGTCCAGATCTTCAACTGGACGACCGAACCGAACGGGGAGTTCCGCGCGCTGGCGGCAGGAGCCATAGTGGTACTCCTGGGAGTGCTGTTGCTGATGAACGCCGCCGCCGTCCTGATTCGAAACCGATACGAGAGGTGA
- the pstC gene encoding phosphate ABC transporter permease subunit PstC, whose product MSRPDGRLRPHGRLRAGRGRWGERLIGALLFGCGAVSILTTVGIVVVLLTQSLGFFTEVSPLEFLGGTRWSPDLAPQSFGILPLLNGTLLVAGGAALVALPAGLATAIYLSEYASRRTKRIVKPALEILAGIPTVVYGYFAIVFVTPVLRAVFPGAGVFSAASAAIVVGIMILPMVSSLSEDALSAVPRSLREAAYGLGATRLEVSTRVVVPAGLPGIAASFILAVSRAVAETMVVALAAGATPRMTLDLLESVQTMTAYVVQASLGDAPSGALEYRTLFAVGLVLFFITLALNLVSRRMATRFRERHT is encoded by the coding sequence ATGTCCCGGCCTGACGGACGGTTGCGGCCTCATGGGCGGCTTCGAGCCGGCCGCGGCCGGTGGGGGGAGCGCCTGATCGGGGCGCTACTCTTCGGCTGCGGAGCGGTCTCGATCCTGACGACCGTCGGGATCGTCGTGGTACTGCTCACCCAGTCACTCGGCTTCTTCACCGAGGTGTCCCCCCTCGAGTTTCTCGGCGGGACGCGCTGGTCTCCGGATCTGGCTCCGCAGTCTTTCGGGATTCTCCCGCTCCTGAACGGCACACTCCTCGTCGCGGGCGGGGCGGCGCTCGTCGCGCTCCCGGCGGGTCTGGCGACGGCGATCTACCTCAGCGAGTACGCGTCGAGACGGACGAAGCGGATCGTCAAACCCGCGCTCGAGATCCTCGCGGGCATTCCGACCGTCGTCTACGGCTATTTCGCCATCGTCTTCGTGACTCCGGTTCTGCGGGCCGTCTTCCCCGGCGCCGGGGTCTTCAGTGCGGCGAGCGCCGCCATCGTCGTCGGCATCATGATCCTCCCCATGGTCTCGTCCCTGTCCGAGGATGCGCTGAGCGCGGTGCCCCGTTCGCTGCGGGAGGCCGCGTACGGCCTCGGCGCCACCCGGCTCGAGGTGTCGACGCGCGTCGTTGTGCCGGCCGGGCTCCCCGGGATCGCGGCCAGCTTCATCCTGGCCGTCTCGCGCGCGGTCGCCGAGACGATGGTCGTGGCGCTGGCCGCCGGCGCGACGCCGCGGATGACGCTGGATCTGCTCGAGAGCGTTCAGACGATGACGGCGTATGTCGTGCAGGCGAGCCTGGGCGACGCACCCTCCGGGGCCCTCGAGTACCGCACCCTTTTCGCCGTCGGCCTGGTCCTCTTCTTCATCACGCTGGCCCTCAACCTCGTGAGTCGGCGCATGGCTACCCGCTTCCGCGAGCGTCACACGTGA
- a CDS encoding beta-ureidopropionase: MPLDIAIAQFLPSKGDLDATLDGCAGIIRRAAGAERRPRLVVFPETALTGYFLEGGVREQAIAAPELFEALNARVGEDADGLDVAIGFYERDAAGIYNSALYATLGPGGGILHVHRKVFLATYGVFQEERFVEAGAGIRAFDAPPGRTALLICEDGFHSVSGTLAALDGASIILILSASPARGAAPGAGVPGNLVRWEALASAIAAEHGVFVIVSQLVGFEGGKGFAGGSAAYDPRGHRLLAGPLWEEAVLPVRVDLDEAARARTEEPLFSDLERSWTRLLVNSPGSGVRRPAPDGE; this comes from the coding sequence ATGCCGCTCGATATCGCGATCGCCCAGTTCCTTCCCTCCAAGGGCGACCTCGACGCGACGCTGGACGGCTGCGCGGGGATCATCCGGCGCGCGGCCGGGGCGGAACGGCGGCCGCGCCTCGTCGTGTTTCCGGAGACTGCGCTCACCGGCTATTTCCTGGAGGGTGGAGTTCGCGAACAGGCCATCGCGGCCCCGGAACTGTTCGAGGCCCTCAACGCGCGCGTCGGCGAAGATGCGGATGGTCTCGATGTCGCGATCGGCTTTTACGAGCGGGACGCGGCGGGCATCTACAACTCGGCCCTCTACGCGACGCTGGGGCCCGGCGGCGGGATCCTTCACGTCCACCGCAAGGTGTTCCTCGCCACTTACGGCGTCTTCCAGGAAGAGCGTTTCGTCGAGGCGGGGGCCGGAATCCGGGCGTTCGACGCGCCGCCGGGACGCACCGCGCTGCTGATCTGCGAAGACGGTTTTCACTCGGTCTCCGGCACGCTCGCCGCGCTCGACGGAGCGTCGATCATCCTCATTCTCAGCGCCTCGCCCGCACGCGGGGCGGCCCCGGGGGCCGGGGTGCCCGGCAACCTCGTCCGCTGGGAGGCCCTCGCGAGCGCGATCGCCGCCGAGCATGGGGTGTTCGTCATCGTGTCCCAGCTGGTCGGGTTCGAAGGGGGCAAGGGATTCGCCGGCGGGTCCGCGGCCTACGACCCGCGCGGACACCGGCTCCTCGCGGGGCCACTGTGGGAGGAAGCGGTGCTGCCCGTGCGAGTGGACCTCGACGAGGCCGCGCGCGCCCGCACGGAAGAGCCGCTCTTTTCGGACCTCGAACGGTCCTGGACCCGTCTTCTCGTGAACAGTCCGGGATCCGGCGTGCGCCGGCCGGCTCCCGACGGCGAATGA
- the phoU gene encoding phosphate signaling complex protein PhoU — protein sequence MSFRQFDDRLDDVTRTLHRMAHDIEELVRRAMALVGQPAVDAEPIREADDAIDRTEVEVEESTVEILALHHPVASDLRVLVTVLKINNDLERIGDHAVNIAEAAERLAKAEKKVPVPPELDEMSRMARAMLRDALDAFVHRNADDARSVIARDDRLDQLQDSLSRVMITHMPDYNLSACLQVILIGRNLERIGDLATNIGEDVVYMVQGITIRHQEGSPDPA from the coding sequence GTGTCCTTCAGGCAGTTCGACGACCGGCTGGACGACGTCACGCGGACGCTGCACCGGATGGCGCACGACATCGAGGAGCTGGTGCGGCGCGCGATGGCGCTCGTGGGTCAGCCCGCGGTGGATGCGGAGCCGATCCGGGAGGCGGACGACGCCATCGACCGGACCGAGGTGGAGGTCGAGGAATCCACGGTGGAGATCCTCGCGCTCCACCACCCGGTGGCGAGCGACCTGCGCGTGCTCGTCACGGTCCTCAAGATCAACAACGACCTCGAGCGGATCGGCGACCACGCGGTCAACATCGCCGAGGCGGCCGAACGGCTGGCGAAGGCCGAGAAGAAGGTCCCGGTCCCGCCCGAACTGGACGAGATGAGCCGCATGGCCCGGGCGATGCTGCGGGATGCGCTCGACGCGTTCGTACACCGGAACGCGGACGACGCACGCTCCGTGATCGCGCGGGACGACCGGCTGGACCAGCTCCAGGATTCGCTGAGCCGGGTGATGATCACGCATATGCCGGACTACAACCTGTCGGCGTGCCTGCAGGTCATCCTCATCGGCCGCAATCTCGAACGGATCGGCGACCTCGCGACGAACATCGGCGAGGACGTCGTCTACATGGTCCAGGGAATCACGATCCGGCACCAGGAGGGCTCACCGGACCCCGCTTAG
- a CDS encoding CPBP family intramembrane metalloprotease — translation MPETPTPIAAAYALLLLIGMPLLAALDARRGADLAAAAKHRRLLYVSVGASLVVLGLVTLGVAAWQNVPAAALGWRVDAPAPALLRGLGVAAVGLLAAWLITAAGRLAGLRETAAVLLLMPRNASEKRWFLALSGIAAVCEEYAYRGFGLWAVSAWTGNPWLGVALVSASFGLAHGYQKLVGVVRATALGVLLAVTVIWTDSLFPSIVGHFWINAAIGLGGWRYLHANFDVDDPD, via the coding sequence ATGCCGGAGACTCCGACCCCGATCGCGGCGGCGTACGCGCTGCTGCTCCTGATCGGCATGCCCCTCCTCGCCGCCCTCGATGCCCGCCGCGGGGCCGATCTCGCCGCAGCGGCGAAACACCGCCGGCTGCTGTACGTGTCGGTAGGGGCATCGCTCGTCGTGCTCGGCCTGGTGACGCTCGGCGTCGCGGCGTGGCAGAACGTCCCTGCGGCCGCGCTCGGCTGGAGGGTCGACGCGCCGGCGCCCGCGCTGCTCCGGGGCCTGGGCGTGGCCGCCGTCGGGCTGCTGGCCGCTTGGCTGATCACCGCGGCCGGGCGGCTCGCCGGGCTCCGGGAGACCGCGGCCGTGCTGCTGCTGATGCCGCGAAACGCCTCGGAAAAACGATGGTTTCTCGCGCTCTCCGGGATCGCGGCGGTCTGCGAGGAGTACGCCTATCGGGGATTCGGCCTGTGGGCCGTCTCGGCATGGACCGGCAACCCCTGGCTGGGCGTGGCGCTGGTCTCCGCGTCCTTCGGACTCGCTCACGGATATCAGAAGCTGGTCGGCGTGGTCCGGGCGACGGCGCTTGGCGTCCTGCTCGCGGTGACCGTCATCTGGACGGACAGTCTGTTTCCGTCCATCGTCGGGCACTTCTGGATCAACGCGGCGATCGGCCTGGGAGGTTGGCGCTACCTTCACGCGAACTTCGATGTCGACGACCCCGATTGA
- a CDS encoding response regulator transcription factor: MSDAQILVVDDEPDILSVLVYHLSREGYRVTTAVNGQGALTTAQAEQPDLIILDLMLPGMDGYEVLQRLRGAESTSSMPVILLTARREEDERVKGFEVGADDYITKPFSARELTLRVEALLRRSKAEPFSTSRRVTVGPVVLDREAHRVFSEGVEVDLTRLEYRLLEVLLERRGRVQTRRQLLQAVWDTNAAIETRTVDMHVARLRTKLGEAASLIETVRGIGYRFRALDK, translated from the coding sequence ATGTCGGACGCACAGATCCTGGTTGTGGATGACGAACCGGACATCCTGAGCGTGCTCGTCTATCACCTGAGCCGGGAAGGATATCGGGTCACCACGGCCGTGAACGGACAGGGCGCGCTGACGACCGCGCAGGCCGAGCAGCCGGACCTGATCATCCTCGATCTCATGTTGCCGGGCATGGACGGATACGAGGTGCTGCAGCGGCTGCGGGGCGCCGAGAGCACGAGTTCGATGCCCGTGATCCTCCTGACGGCGAGGCGAGAGGAGGACGAGCGGGTCAAGGGCTTCGAGGTGGGTGCGGACGACTACATCACGAAGCCGTTCAGTGCCCGCGAACTCACGCTCCGCGTCGAGGCGCTCCTGCGGCGGTCGAAGGCCGAACCATTCTCCACGTCGCGGAGGGTAACGGTGGGACCGGTCGTACTCGACCGGGAGGCGCACCGGGTCTTCTCGGAGGGGGTCGAGGTGGACCTGACGCGGCTCGAGTACCGTCTGCTCGAAGTGCTGCTGGAGAGACGGGGACGCGTCCAGACCCGCCGTCAACTGCTCCAGGCCGTCTGGGACACGAATGCCGCAATCGAAACGCGCACGGTGGACATGCACGTCGCCCGGCTGCGGACCAAGCTCGGGGAAGCAGCGTCCCTGATCGAAACCGTTCGGGGGATCGGCTACCGATTCCGCGCGCTGGACAAGTAG